TGTACATTGATCACAACAATAGGCTGATTCCCTAGCTGAATCTGGCTCACCTGGGCCAGCCTGTCTAGATAAAATGCCCGATACCAAAACGGGTGGGTCGGCACTGATTCCAACACCACCCGCTCATGGGTTTGGATGGGATAACGACTAAGGATAGCTTGCCCAGAAACCACTCGCCCAAAGTGCGCCGAAGGCGGAAAATAGGGAAATGGCACGTAGCGCTTGTCCCAATTGATGGCGATCGCACCCATAGTTAGGGATAATCCTTCCGCTAAGGCAGTCACCTGGTTAACTCCAAAGGATCGTCGGGACGCAATATCAATCTCTTGCAACCCGATAATGTCTGGTTGCACCCTAGACAGGGCCGTTAACACTGTCTGCAAGTTCTGGGTAAATAACTCAGCATCCCGCTGCACTGCTTGGTTATTGGTCAAACCCGACAAATACCCGATGTTATAGGTAACGATCGTTGCCTCGTTTGAGAGAATCGCAGGAGCCTTGTTGTTGAAGGTCACTAGCTCTGCATAGCGATCGCGGGGATAGCTTGCTGAACTTGCCCACCCAAAAAAGCCTACCAGCACTAGCAGCCCTACTAATACGCTAACCCCAATCACTATCAGCACTTGAATGATGCGTCTCCCCATGATTGTAGACCGTTGATGGTC
The sequence above is drawn from the Cyanobacteriota bacterium genome and encodes:
- a CDS encoding endonuclease/exonuclease/phosphatase family protein, with amino-acid sequence MGRRIIQVLIVIGVSVLVGLLVLVGFFGWASSASYPRDRYAELVTFNNKAPAILSNEATIVTYNIGYLSGLTNNQAVQRDAELFTQNLQTVLTALSRVQPDIIGLQEIDIASRRSFGVNQVTALAEGLSLTMGAIAINWDKRYVPFPYFPPSAHFGRVVSGQAILSRYPIQTHERVVLESVPTHPFWYRAFYLDRLAQVSQIQLGNQPIVVINV